The Topomyia yanbarensis strain Yona2022 chromosome 3, ASM3024719v1, whole genome shotgun sequence nucleotide sequence GCTCGCGCCACAGTTGCTCCTGCAAACTGTTTTTCCCTTTCTGCTTCGACTGCTGCTTCCTGGTAGTTGTTGTCGCTTCCAAGTTGTCCGCAAGAATGAGCGCTTTATTTCGGGACGCGCATTTTTATATGCTTCAAATTAACTAGCTGCCCTATCGGCATAATGATTGTTTTCCCCTCTTCCCATAAGCTGAGAAGGGAAAACCGATCGTGAGAACTGATGTAACATGTTTTCGCTCACTCTCTCGctcctgtttttttttttatttcgcaaTCGGAAGACTCATCCGTGTGAATGAGACGAAGTGGATGTTTGCCATcataatgaatttcacattattAAAACTAACTAGCAATGTTTTATTaatctatttatttatgtattcttATATTCTACCCACTTTTGAGCGGTTTCCCAAGTGGTTTACCTGAGAGGATTGTGTCGAATTGGTTCACTTGTGACGGTTAAAAATTTGAGATAAATTAACGCCGTGGAGTCCTCCGCAAAGGTCTCGTTCACTTTAACCTCATTATGCCATCACAGTAAACCACACAGTATGTTGCCACGCTCGGGGTGGTTCCATAGACGGAGTTTTTGCCTGACGTGTGGGGCACCtttatcaatttaaaaaaaaaataaccgaGCTTCACAGAACTACGATATCAAAATTTAGTCGAGCAGTGAAAGGTTAACCAGGAGATTGTGAAGACCATGTTGCCCGCTTACAAAAAGATTTAGCGCACTAAAGCCACTGATAGTCGAAACCCCCGGTTGATTCGATATGACCATATGAAAGTGTAGCAGCCCGGCGAAGAAAGGTTATTAGCCATATTatcaaagttttttttccagGTCAATAGGGTGGGACAACGGTTATCATCAACTCGGATGTGTTGTTTGTGAGATCTAGATCGATATCCGGTCCGGCAAGCATTGAGGTATCCTTTTCTGTCGGCACTTACATGAAGATTGTTCATTCCGTTCTAATGTTAATCAAAACCCGCACCATTATGAAATATGAGGGCTTTTTTGATTAAGTTCAAACTAAAGGGGCCTCTAGAGGTAGATATACGCTGCTAGCGCTAGGTCCATAAGTTAGATGTTATTTGTCTGTGTACAAAATAAACAATGGTATGTTAGAGTGAGGTACAGATTTAGATCTGTAAATACATGAAGACAGTATCTTCGTACCAGAATAAAACGAAGCATTTCGGAGCAAATCATTCCTTCTTCGGGTAGCTCCTAAGGAGCTACGAGCAAGAAACGTGTACTGTAAATTAGCTAGCAGTGCTTCGGTCTGTCTATGTTACATGGTTTTTCGGTTTTGATAGACCGGTTGTACACCAAGAATCAATAAATAATTGATGTGGTTTTTGTCGAATCAACCCATCCATCTTGCATGGTAATAAACTCACTTAatgtatttcattcatttctttATAAAATTGTTATCGTAGGCTAGCTATTGACATTTTACCCTGACGTATAAACGTTTTCAtaaattccattcattttcttTGCATTTCGGCAGTTCCGTGCGCGTGTTCCAAATATATACCTACctatataaaaaattatttctaGTTACATTTTACTTGTATGGACAGATACGCGTATTTCGATCACGACTTCTGATGCTCACGAAGACTGCAAGTCATGAAAAAACGCATATCTGTTGATACATATGAATTGAAGCGAAGTTCTCATATCGCACTTATTAGCATCATACTATACCGCACAAGGGGTACGTCATAAGATCGGAAAATAAATGTGCACCATAAGGTTACGGATCTTTTGACGCTCCCCGTAGGCGTCATAACTGTTGCAGGTTAATATGTGGGATGAAAGCCGCTTTCATATGACCAACTGGTGGTTCACGCATGTCTTGTGAGTCACAATGTCCCATCCTCTTAACACTTTGACCTGAGGAGTTCGCAGTTCATATGTGATGTATTGCACGAAACTATGAGTGCGTTATTTAACCCCAGGTTTTATGAGCATGTCCAGGAGGTTATAACACATTTATTTTCGGATCTACTGTTTATTGCTTGCTTACAAATTATTTCTACATTGATCTTGCACATAGTAACGGCAACCatagttttttgttgtttataGTGAACTGACTTGAATGCAGCGTATTGCTAAGTCCGTGTCGCGAGACAAACTTTACCTAATCGGATGAATTGGTGATTGTCCTCAGGAGGAAGGCAAAGTTTTGCGGACGTTTAGTCTCAAAGAGTGTGATTCGTCCTCTAGTTTGTGTTATCAATTTGTGTAGTTGGTATAATGACAGTCTTGCCATGCTTTTTAGCTTAAAGAACATAACAGTCTTCACTCCTTAGTTTTCAACAGACAAATACTGCATTAAGATCTGAAAACAGTACAAACATTAGTATCCGAAACAGAATGATAGAATCAACAGATAAATTTTAACGGTTTCGAAACACGGGTCATTCTGGTCAAATTTTGCAGTTTACTGCTGTGTAACACTCACACGACATCTTAGCCTTGGCGCGCTTTGACTTTTAATCGGGAAATAAAAACTGTGCCAGTTCGTCACATTTCTCAACAGCCGATGCACTATGGTTAAAAAaactgtatttaggaagactgagtaaatccaaaaaaatattagcttggttgttttattttgcttGGATACCTTTGAGTTGTTTTTTTTCCTTAGATACCTTACATCAATAGAAAAATGAGTGCCCATGTTTTGATGTCAGTAAAAtgtcatggttgggtttgaaaTTTCGAGGGACCGTGAGTTACTTATTGGCAAATCCACGGTGAACCAAAAAATAAACGTTAGAGGCAAGGCCCTGCTATTattacatatttcaaaactcAAGATTTTTATTGTTGTTGTCGTGTATTTGTTTGTCCCTACGTAACTAAGGGATGCTAGAGgttatttggaaaaaataaaaacagacaTTTCAGTGTTgcttttttcatgcattttctaaccaaaagtcatattaccagttacctgagtcactgaggggtagtcagatttgcgatacagttttggaattccagtgcctagtcgtgtcgttgacaAAAATATACATCGTACGGAAAGATCTTCAGCAGTGGCACGGATCAAAATCATGCCGAATAACCTAAAACCAGTCTTAAATAATGTGGTTCCCTGTAgttgaaaaaatggcaaatgacCTCCACTTTGATCACTtcttaaaattatgccaaatgtccgttatgacAAATGACCGTTATTTCAAATGACCTTAAGTGTGTTAAATTCTCaaatttatgccaaataaccattatgccaaataaccgttatgccaaatgtcagTTATGCATaatgaccttatgccaaatgaccttatgccaaatgactttattaTATCACTTTATTTTGCTTAGATTTCGTTGGCAGAAGAATCggtgaaatcaattgttttacatgCAGAAATGCACTACTTTTCATGCGAAAGTCACGAggaaagtttatactttacgaCTCAATAGCATGGCAATGAATGTTATTCAATGGATAAATATGTCgtattcacgtggaatttgtttgaatttaatttgaaacatcatatgaaatgctttttaatgtattttcatgtaaaattcaaagggaaatcatttctttttctttttaacatgagaacgcacatgaaagtgatgtttaatggcatatggttttatcgtgtcgattattttcagtgtacgtTGAAAACGTACACGCACGTGTaggtttaataaaaatatggattaaattatataaataaaattattggtcaagagacaatacatttatttattgaattcaataaaatttctttattgtttcaataaaaaagctattgttccattttttaataaatattttattgaaattaaaacaaaattaccgaaattaaaaatgtttttattgaaagcacaAATTAATTGTAATAGcaataaatttattgaaatatttttagacCAATCAGTTTGTTGTTAGAAGTAATAAACGATGAATGATATAaattaacacatatttttgatttAAGTATGCTTAATTTTTCTGTATGTACTTGTCTCTGCCACTTTCACCCTAATTTCCTCTAATTAGGCCTCTGACAAGAGATGCGAGCAGGCATTGAAATATGCATGTTTATGCTATTTGAAGATAGATGGCGCGGTGCTGACGGGTCGGGTTGAAATGATGCATAGGTGTGCgtgcaaaccaaaatgtaaATATTTCTCGCACCGGCCACTGGCATGGTAATGTGCTAGCTGTCAGTCTTGCGCAGCTCTGTTGAACAGCAggttaaatttgtgaaaatattaaaagaattatTTACATTAAGTTTAATCACATCAATTATCCAATATTTTGGTGTGCTCTTCAGTAATACAATGAATATTGACTCGTTACCGAAGGAATTTCCTGCGAGTTGTATCGATTTGAAACGGAAAGATGTTACGCACATCTCGGCATGGATCAACAGGTAAGTTTAGCGGTTCATTCTTCAATACTGTAAAGGATTCAATAGtgttaaataaataatttattattatttatgccGCACATTGATCTGTAATATTCTAAATGAACTTTTATTTTAGGGAAgaatttcaattagttttcgaCCGTATTTTTTCCTCCGACGTCGCTTCCAAGGAATGTGCTCTGCAGACGCTAAAGGTTTGGAAAATTCGACAGAACCGGCACACACCGGTAAGTGTGCTGTGCACGTTGACCATCCTCGAGGTTCAGATTTACGATGCTAAGCGTCAGCAAGATAGCAAAGAAGCAGGAAATGGGGTTGAAATTAAGAACCTATATTCCGGGGCATTCACTCGGTTCATCAATTATTTGACGGAGAGCCACCAGCAGAGTGGAGCGGGACGAAGAGGTACAATTGCGAATCGAGTGAAAGAGATCGGAATCGAAGGCTTTCTCGTTGAGTTGAGACACCTGTGTGCTCACAGTGCGATGTCGATTTCGGTGGACGTGTTTCGAAGGTCGGCTGATTATTGCATGAACTGGTTAAAGGTTTGTTACTGGCAACGGGAACTGCAGTTGATTGAAAGCTGTGATGCTAAGCAGATTAAGCGGGATGCTTTGGGATCAAAACATGAGGAGGATCTCAAGTACATGGCTGCGGTATATGACGTTGCCACGAAAGCAATACATATGGGAGCACAAACACTGAGCGCGGCGGAAAAGCAATTAACTTCCTCACAGTTTAAACTGCTTCAAAAGCACTCCCTTGCCAACAACGCGGATCAGCTGAACACTATTGTTTTTGATGTTGTTCGTTATTTATCAGAAAATATGAAACTTCCTAAATCTTCTGAAACGGTTCCAGCTGTATGTAACGCTTTCCTTAGCTGTCGGTATATGTTTGAAGCACCGGTTAAAGGGAACACTCAAGGACTCGCTTGTATCCACCAACGTCTCTTCCAGGTGCTGGTTGCAAGGGGATACATTCAGACATACTTGGAAAAATTGATCGACATCTGCGAAAACGGGCAGGAGTCTACCGAGCGACGTTTGGGAGCGAAGTTCTGGGCCATTGAGATAGCTCTAGCTTTTCGTTTGCTGAAAAAGTTTAAGAAGCTAGTCAAGAGCTTACCGGACCGATCGCATCGGTTTATTCGGCGTGACCACACTAAGAAAATGTCCAATACGGTACGTGCTATTTATGAAAACAGGTTGCGGGTTGATCTGCAAAACACAATCATCATTGGAATGTCGACCAATTGTCCGTGGCATCTGCGGTTTTCGAGAAACTATTTGATCGATCGGATTTTGAACGTAAATGAGTACACCAAGGAGATTTTGCCGATGTTAGTGAATGTtttagttgattcaaattaGTTCTATTTTAATGTTTTCGTCGTTTTAGAATTCTAGCCCTAGCCGAACCTCATTTGACGTTGTCCCAGCGGGAAACAATCGAAGCAGCCATGGAGAAGTACACACTTAATTACTTGGCCGTAGTAGACGAGGAAGACATGCAACTTGACGAGTCTATCGGCGGGAGTAAGACTTCGACCCCGAAGCGAGTAGGTGCCAGGAAACAAACACAATCCAAAGTGTACTCTTTGGAGGATGTTTTCAGTGCCACCGGCAGGAAACCGGTGGACGCAGTCGACCAGTCTTCGGGTGGTACGCAGAAACCCAAACAGTTTGGCGTGTGGTCAGCGGTGCCCGCTGACGGGTTGGATTGGGGTAGTTGTCCCTTGGGAAAGTTAGTTTGGGATTGATAAGATGGCAATAAAAACGAAGAATATGTCTGAGCTGAACATGTTACAGTGAATCAAGTTGAAATTTCATCGCGTTGCTTTTTGACCATTTCATAGCATTGGGTTCCGAAACTATCGTTCCTTGAAACTATTGGAATTAAGGTCCTTAAAACTCTTGGGATTGAAACAGTTGGTTTTAAGGTCCCAATAATGTATTACTCGAGAAAAAGCACCTTACCACTTTAACCTTTTCATTAGCAGGACTAAATACCTGTCGCAGGTGGGGTAGGTAACAACAAAGGAACCTTATACGGTGATTATTAGACGAAAAAGGGGATTGGTACAAGCCCAATAAGCCGTCCAGGAAACACTCAGTTACAAGTATTCAAGAAAAAAACAAGGATCGGAATAGAATGGCTTCCCGGGGTTCGACCGGATGTTGCACTATGAGCTGCAAATTGTAATTTCATCGTTGTACCATGCAGAACCATTGTTTGGCGGAACAGAAGCCGTGAAAAAAGTGGATATCGAGCTGCTACATTCTACCAGAGTGTGGGCACATTGCATGTTTTTCTTCCCGACAGAAATGCTTTTGTTTGAGCGCGTTTGTCGCAAACTACAATGGTCAATAGTTTACAAGTTCAGATGCAGTTGAAGTTCGAATCTTGTGATTTATTCATGTTTCTCAGAGATACAGAGCAAAACTTTTTAGAgctcatttgatcgattcggttgtcataaTTCTACGAGCAATTGCCCAAGTTTcacaactacctgaaaagaactcagagaCAGTCGtcggtgatggctccgtacagcgtGGAAAGCGTTGgccaaaaagacagttgagtacttcaTCTTCGTACGACGAGTATACATACACTTAACTTTTTGAGCCTAGCATTTTCGGCATTCCACCAAgaggttcctctagaagcacgcataactcgaagcgtaGCTTCTTGGTatactgctactatgagtgagtttagggtagttttatacatatatttacttcaaaaatcaaaagaaaagttaatcgatggagccttgagggtaaaattgaacgcattttcgcttgatgccctccatcaaagtctttatagtgtcatccggtaccagtttcacagttttttttcattttcttaacatgtccttctcgtctttgactgtcttcttgctcttccgaagttcccgcttcatcattgcccagtactgctccaccgggtgcagctccggacagtttggcggattcatgtcctttggaacaaaatggacagaattggcctcatacaactccaggacacttttagaatagtggcatgatgccaaatctggccaaaatagcggagcttcgtcgtgctgctgcaagaacggcaaaaggcgcttctcgaggcactcagatttgtagatctcgccatttactgtgccctttgtcacgaaaggctcactcctcagtccgcaagagcagatggcctgccaaatgagatatttggaggcgaactttgactttttcttcttcttgaaTTTGTCgttcacatagaacttgctcttgccggtgaaaaactccaaccccggaattcgcttaaaatcggcttttatatacgttccgtcgtccatcacacagcagccatattttgtcagcatcttttcGAAGATCtcccgtgcccgagttttaaccgtcgattgttgccgctcatcacggtttgggaagttccgtaccttgtatgtatgtagtccagctctcttctttgcattctggacgtagctccgcgacatgccgatctttttagccaaatcacggcttgagacgttgggatttgctttaatcatccgcttcacctttccctccgtctttgtgttctccggtcccggttttcttccagctcctttgccgtggtccaacgtcaaccgctcctggaaccgcttcaacactctgaagacggttgaatggtgaatgttcaacatttttcccaactgccggtgcgacaggtcaggaaattccaggtgtttggaaagaatttgttctctcgactcgcgttggttcatctccattttcgttgaatcgaaaaacacgactttgagtttgacagcatgtaaacaatacacatcaatgagaaagtgtgcaaaatttggttgatttttacccaatggtaaaaaagttatgccctgttgaatgtgtcgcaataatttcgtgttcgccctttatgcaCTAATGtttctagtctgaacgaggctaacaggttaaataaaattctctccaaatcgactgattttcagatgaactccttaaaaaccagagattgtgtttatgtgacggacgaaaaaaatgtgcttaattgtctcttcgacacacactttccaggttgtatcgatccggagttgatcaatgttcacagatctcattctggtgattcggactcgtgggcgttagcacgcacattggtttccactgaatcggtcaagtgggcagttgacagctttgctccatacaaatcacccggaaaagatggaatacttcccgtgcta carries:
- the LOC131690937 gene encoding uncharacterized protein LOC131690937 produces the protein MNIDSLPKEFPASCIDLKRKDVTHISAWINREEFQLVFDRIFSSDVASKECALQTLKVWKIRQNRHTPVSVLCTLTILEVQIYDAKRQQDSKEAGNGVEIKNLYSGAFTRFINYLTESHQQSGAGRRGTIANRVKEIGIEGFLVELRHLCAHSAMSISVDVFRRSADYCMNWLKVCYWQRELQLIESCDAKQIKRDALGSKHEEDLKYMAAVYDVATKAIHMGAQTLSAAEKQLTSSQFKLLQKHSLANNADQLNTIVFDVVRYLSENMKLPKSSETVPAVCNAFLSCRYMFEAPVKGNTQGLACIHQRLFQVLVARGYIQTYLEKLIDICENGQESTERRLGAKFWAIEIALAFRLLKKFKKLVKSLPDRSHRFIRRDHTKKMSNTVRAIYENRLRVDLQNTIIIGMSTNCPWHLRFSRNYLIDRILNVNEYTKEILPIILALAEPHLTLSQRETIEAAMEKYTLNYLAVVDEEDMQLDESIGGSKTSTPKRVGARKQTQSKVYSLEDVFSATGRKPVDAVDQSSGGTQKPKQFGVWSAVPADGLDWGSCPLGKLVWD